The following are encoded in a window of Leptospira selangorensis genomic DNA:
- a CDS encoding DUF1343 domain-containing protein has translation MKKSKILSDAKSIGMITNQSAYGWKGDYHFRIIQKEYGLKKLFLPEHGLFAELQDQVSGNGLIYDLGETQVLNLYGDNEESLAPAEEVLSDLDTLIIDIRDVGARYYTFLTTALYAMQAADRLSKKGKPRPRILVSNAKNPAGSKIEGSPLEKRFSSFVGVQGTLHRHGLSAAGLLEYYKDKFDLNLELYRLDLYPKKSSEFLWVPPSPNIPAQTTCYVYTGLCLLEGTNLSEGRGTTRPFETFGAPYIDDLDRSLLEKLQEKQKGVFRLRPLKFIPTFHKHAGKVCGGYQILLDKPKKFHSLLFGLLLIRTLREFYPDKFEFLQGPYEFRSDLPAIQLLVGDQFLLDYLDGKRSYSEIQDYLEETEKKWKKVTKNYH, from the coding sequence ATGAAAAAAAGCAAAATTCTCTCCGATGCAAAATCCATTGGAATGATCACCAACCAGAGCGCATACGGTTGGAAAGGCGACTATCATTTCCGGATCATCCAAAAAGAGTACGGACTTAAAAAACTATTTTTGCCTGAGCATGGACTTTTTGCAGAACTGCAAGATCAGGTCTCAGGAAACGGGCTTATTTATGATTTGGGAGAAACTCAAGTCCTAAATTTGTATGGGGACAATGAGGAAAGTCTCGCTCCTGCAGAAGAAGTTTTATCCGATCTGGACACTCTGATCATAGATATCAGAGATGTAGGCGCTCGTTATTATACATTTTTAACCACTGCTTTATATGCGATGCAAGCAGCGGACAGGCTCTCTAAAAAAGGAAAACCGAGACCTAGGATTTTAGTATCAAATGCAAAAAATCCCGCAGGTTCTAAGATAGAAGGTTCTCCCTTAGAAAAAAGATTTTCATCATTTGTAGGGGTACAAGGTACACTACATAGACATGGCCTCTCTGCCGCGGGACTTTTAGAATATTATAAGGATAAATTCGATTTAAATCTGGAGCTCTATCGATTGGATCTGTATCCCAAAAAGAGTTCTGAGTTTTTATGGGTTCCACCTTCTCCCAATATACCTGCCCAAACAACTTGTTATGTTTACACCGGACTTTGTCTTTTAGAAGGAACTAATCTTTCGGAAGGAAGAGGGACCACTCGTCCATTCGAAACATTTGGAGCTCCTTATATCGACGATCTAGACAGATCCCTTTTGGAAAAACTCCAAGAAAAACAAAAAGGAGTTTTTAGACTCAGGCCCCTAAAGTTTATTCCGACCTTCCATAAACATGCGGGAAAAGTTTGTGGAGGTTATCAAATCCTATTAGATAAGCCTAAAAAATTCCATAGCCTATTATTCGGATTATTACTCATTCGCACCCTAAGAGAATTTTATCCTGACAAGTTTGAATTCCTACAAGGACCTTACGAATTCAGATCGGATTTACCGGCGATCCAACTTTTAGTGGGAGACCAATTCCTTCTGGATTATCTAGACGGAAAAAGATCTTATTCAGAGATCCAAGATTATTTGGAAGAAACAGAAAAGAAATGGAAGAAGGTCACGAAAAATTATCACTAA
- a CDS encoding LIC_11904 family protein: MRIVLPILLIFSIISCNKPKTMDSTYFGGIANIGLNDPEGSKPNIVFSQDLQVNSEILGRAPKLFFGQGASIDLRGIEAVDVAVLEFGKGDPSLTKTQETLVILDSTSGSILYSKGSNSLSYITDSSLKNAKGLALLANGEVYVLTVEKKVSDLFRFTGGILIKNSTPKELFGPFFKIKSGDNKKSLYAFQGDSIFKIALTLDSFVDISSSFEQKFNGITAFDIEGNLSVVSDTSGTRVSYFKKQGNIFKLYSSKLNLVKTLGEVEISHIVSDLEFLKNDFVAISCVSDNYIFIADPDFQLKASYMSLPDVRPFKGVNPILGLALDNTAGSLYIYNYKVLQSLKESSVQKIYASRWQSPEISETLYNSVVGRIFDGSLSLSTDLLSLPEVIDFLNKN, from the coding sequence ATGCGCATTGTTCTACCGATTTTACTGATATTTTCCATTATTTCTTGTAATAAGCCTAAAACGATGGATTCCACTTATTTCGGTGGAATTGCTAATATTGGCTTAAATGATCCAGAAGGTTCGAAACCTAATATCGTTTTTTCTCAGGATCTACAGGTTAATTCTGAAATTTTAGGAAGGGCTCCAAAGCTGTTTTTTGGCCAAGGGGCGAGCATCGATTTGAGAGGAATTGAGGCGGTAGACGTCGCCGTTCTTGAATTCGGAAAAGGTGATCCGAGTTTAACGAAGACCCAAGAAACGCTCGTGATACTTGATTCTACTAGCGGCTCCATTTTGTATTCGAAAGGTAGCAATTCACTTTCTTATATCACAGATTCTTCTCTTAAAAATGCAAAAGGATTAGCTTTATTAGCAAATGGAGAAGTCTACGTTCTGACCGTTGAGAAAAAGGTGTCCGATTTATTTAGATTTACCGGAGGTATTCTGATAAAGAATTCCACACCGAAGGAATTGTTCGGTCCTTTTTTTAAGATCAAATCCGGAGACAACAAAAAGTCTCTATATGCATTTCAAGGTGATTCGATTTTTAAAATCGCACTAACCTTGGACTCTTTTGTTGATATATCTTCTTCTTTTGAACAGAAATTTAACGGAATAACTGCATTTGATATCGAGGGAAATTTATCTGTCGTTTCCGATACTTCCGGTACTAGAGTTTCCTATTTCAAAAAGCAAGGAAACATATTCAAGCTATACTCATCAAAACTAAATTTGGTTAAAACTTTAGGCGAGGTAGAGATCTCACATATTGTTTCGGATTTGGAGTTCTTGAAAAACGATTTTGTGGCAATCTCTTGCGTTTCAGATAATTATATCTTTATTGCTGATCCTGATTTTCAATTAAAGGCAAGTTATATGTCTTTGCCAGATGTTCGTCCATTCAAAGGGGTAAATCCTATTTTAGGATTAGCTTTGGATAATACCGCAGGGTCGTTATATATTTATAACTATAAAGTGCTTCAATCGTTAAAAGAATCTTCCGTTCAAAAAATCTACGCGTCCAGATGGCAATCGCCTGAAATTTCGGAAACTCTTTATAATTCAGTTGTCGGCAGAATTTTCGACGGAAGCTTGTCGCTCTCGACCGATCTTCTATCCCTTCCAGAAGTAATAGATTTTCTAAATAAAAATTGA
- a CDS encoding CDGSH iron-sulfur domain-containing protein, with the protein MEIVKGKDATILFDGKKCIHSRNCVLSRPDVFVPNVEGEWIYPDKASVEEIKSLALNCPSGAIRFESNDPSFKETAPPVNVLRVRENGPLAIHADIELEGVEKQYRLTLCRCGASTHKPFCDATHVSIGFTATGEPPVQESQPLPIRNGILKIDPTKNGPLKVNGNLEICSGTGKVTNRTTETYLCRCGGSSNKPYCDGTHRKIKFKSE; encoded by the coding sequence ATGGAAATTGTAAAAGGAAAAGATGCCACTATTCTTTTCGATGGCAAAAAATGTATTCATTCCCGCAATTGTGTACTTTCTCGTCCTGATGTATTCGTTCCGAATGTAGAAGGAGAATGGATCTATCCAGATAAAGCAAGTGTAGAAGAGATCAAATCTTTAGCGTTAAATTGTCCTTCCGGCGCAATCCGTTTTGAATCGAATGATCCTTCTTTCAAAGAAACTGCTCCCCCCGTAAATGTTTTGAGAGTTAGGGAGAATGGCCCTCTTGCAATCCACGCTGATATTGAGTTAGAAGGTGTGGAAAAACAATATAGACTTACACTTTGTAGATGTGGGGCTTCTACCCATAAACCTTTTTGTGATGCAACTCATGTGAGCATTGGATTTACTGCGACTGGAGAACCTCCTGTCCAAGAATCTCAACCTTTACCTATTCGGAATGGAATCCTAAAAATAGATCCTACTAAAAATGGTCCTTTGAAGGTGAATGGGAATTTGGAAATTTGTTCCGGGACCGGAAAAGTAACAAATAGAACCACCGAAACGTACCTTTGTCGTTGTGGTGGTTCTTCGAATAAACCTTACTGCGACGGGACTCATCGCAAGATCAAATTTAAGTCTGAATGA
- a CDS encoding PQQ-dependent sugar dehydrogenase — MKNLHSKNTFLLIFLFLIPSLLYSQFYTNKQMRKNADEKNAEWLVREGFTLVEDAGDFTTPVSIALLRSPGQSANDVLYIVSELRGSIKARLRNGNVIQIGEDEEISKPRKELPDFQGEMGQTGACLTPDDRTLFTTSVYQNGWGRSNKITRWKSVGNLPWTKIEKVEVFDSPFRGDTAGLAHQIGHCFVDSNYHIWVGTGDGQSWTSSHKKDSTNGKLLRLKSDFSQVESNPFYTGKKTEAGGYIYSMGLRNPFAIAKSEGGEVYVADNGPEIDRLVKASKGMDFPWDNTNPSMTYNNLMTFPKSVGPADMIYVPKNHKLASLRGHLVIAASHITSLLAVPIDDKKGVTGEPWWIVLPTKYEEERRQDFTGLALGEDGILISHIRMRKDGGLLPAPVLKLVPGQISSENMKYSGEQLVEIKGCRSCHIIGGAGGNVAPNLDAIRPRTTEMFKSQDFLKQVEEMASYKEEPDHERWNQIRSKLTDPSQNSKEKLELYISSKLENPKFLNPISGMPNLNLSKTEIESLKEFLVELSEDSVRFQGLEKWEYSVVKQFEQNPRISLVLSLLFGIGFGIYGKRLFYLLKGLVIRLQLKFMKKS, encoded by the coding sequence ATGAAAAACCTTCATTCTAAAAATACATTCCTATTAATATTTTTATTCCTAATACCTTCTCTCCTTTATTCTCAATTTTATACGAATAAACAAATGAGAAAGAATGCGGATGAGAAGAATGCAGAATGGCTTGTGCGCGAAGGTTTTACATTGGTTGAAGATGCAGGAGATTTTACCACTCCTGTCAGTATTGCATTATTAAGATCTCCGGGGCAATCCGCGAATGACGTGCTTTATATTGTTAGTGAACTAAGAGGAAGTATCAAGGCTCGTCTTAGAAATGGAAATGTAATCCAAATAGGAGAAGATGAGGAAATTTCTAAACCAAGAAAAGAACTTCCTGATTTTCAGGGAGAAATGGGGCAGACAGGTGCTTGTTTAACTCCGGATGATAGAACACTTTTTACTACATCTGTGTATCAAAACGGCTGGGGAAGAAGTAATAAGATCACTCGTTGGAAGTCAGTCGGGAATTTACCTTGGACAAAGATCGAAAAGGTAGAAGTTTTCGATTCTCCTTTCAGAGGTGATACAGCAGGTCTTGCACATCAGATCGGGCACTGTTTTGTGGATTCTAATTATCATATTTGGGTCGGCACAGGAGATGGGCAATCTTGGACAAGTTCTCATAAGAAGGATAGCACCAACGGAAAATTACTTAGATTAAAATCCGATTTTTCTCAGGTCGAATCGAATCCGTTCTATACCGGCAAAAAGACAGAAGCAGGCGGATACATTTATTCTATGGGACTTCGAAATCCTTTCGCGATCGCTAAGTCGGAAGGAGGAGAAGTCTATGTTGCGGATAACGGTCCTGAAATAGATCGTTTGGTCAAAGCATCCAAGGGTATGGATTTTCCTTGGGATAATACGAATCCTAGTATGACGTATAATAATCTTATGACCTTTCCTAAGTCAGTAGGGCCGGCGGATATGATCTATGTTCCTAAAAATCATAAGCTCGCTTCCTTAAGAGGACATCTTGTGATAGCGGCTTCTCACATCACTTCATTGCTTGCGGTTCCCATTGACGATAAAAAAGGAGTCACTGGAGAACCTTGGTGGATCGTTCTTCCCACTAAATACGAGGAAGAAAGAAGACAGGATTTTACCGGTCTCGCTTTGGGTGAAGATGGGATACTTATCTCTCATATTCGGATGAGAAAAGATGGAGGACTTCTGCCTGCTCCCGTTTTGAAATTAGTTCCAGGCCAAATCTCTTCTGAAAATATGAAATACTCCGGAGAACAATTGGTAGAGATCAAAGGATGCAGAAGTTGTCATATAATCGGTGGGGCAGGTGGTAATGTTGCGCCCAATTTGGATGCGATCCGTCCCAGAACTACGGAAATGTTTAAGTCCCAAGACTTTCTGAAACAAGTGGAAGAAATGGCTTCGTATAAAGAAGAACCCGACCACGAAAGATGGAATCAGATCCGATCCAAGCTTACGGATCCGAGCCAAAATAGTAAGGAAAAGTTAGAATTATATATTTCTTCTAAATTAGAAAATCCTAAATTTTTAAATCCGATCAGCGGAATGCCTAATCTAAATCTTTCCAAAACGGAGATAGAATCCTTAAAAGAATTTTTAGTGGAACTTTCCGAGGACTCGGTCAGATTCCAAGGTTTGGAAAAATGGGAATACAGTGTAGTTAAACAATTCGAACAAAATCCTAGGATTTCTTTGGTTCTCTCCTTGTTATTCGGAATCGGATTCGGGATCTATGGAAAAAGATTATTCTATCTATTAAAAGGTTTGGTGATCCGTTTACAATTGAAGTTTATGAAAAAATCCTGA
- a CDS encoding glycosyltransferase has translation MRPKISVLLPTYNEAENIEKCISGVTQTFNGLEYEIIVIDDNSPDGTWSVVENLKDQNPKVKLIRRMTEKGLSSAIVSGMSAAEGENFLVMDSDLQHDESVLPQMLKSLEEGADVAVGTRYANGGSTGKWNLIRKFLSVTANTFTKFLLPIRISDPMSGFFAIKREVFFKYGYKINPIGFKILLEILGRADKDLKVAEVPFYFRTRLHGETKINNSIARSFLMTVLDLRFGKWISSTFLLYSLVGISGVIVNLLGFILFENLGVKDLETGIGILPIFPSSVFFGIELSIISNFILNNYFTFYETRYEKWAAVRGFIIFSGVSALGIFVQLGIFQLMFYKILPRLGIPQNFELRLLCDLAAILIAMFTNYFLNSNLTWMSQTKKRM, from the coding sequence ATGAGACCTAAAATATCCGTATTATTGCCTACATATAACGAAGCAGAAAATATAGAAAAATGTATTTCAGGAGTGACCCAAACCTTTAACGGTTTAGAATATGAGATAATCGTAATAGATGACAATAGCCCAGACGGGACCTGGTCCGTTGTGGAAAATCTGAAAGATCAAAATCCTAAAGTAAAACTGATCCGAAGAATGACAGAAAAAGGACTTTCTTCCGCGATCGTGTCCGGAATGAGCGCTGCAGAAGGAGAAAACTTTCTGGTCATGGACTCGGACCTACAACATGACGAATCCGTATTGCCACAGATGTTAAAAAGTTTGGAAGAAGGAGCGGATGTGGCGGTTGGCACCAGATATGCCAACGGAGGCTCCACAGGAAAATGGAATTTGATACGCAAGTTCTTAAGTGTTACTGCTAATACTTTCACGAAATTTCTTCTCCCGATCCGTATCTCGGATCCTATGAGCGGATTTTTCGCCATCAAAAGAGAAGTGTTTTTCAAATATGGATACAAGATCAATCCGATCGGATTTAAGATCTTATTGGAAATATTAGGCAGAGCGGATAAAGACCTGAAGGTTGCAGAAGTCCCATTTTATTTTCGCACAAGACTCCATGGAGAAACCAAGATCAACAATTCAATTGCTCGCAGTTTTTTGATGACCGTATTAGATCTACGTTTCGGTAAATGGATCTCCTCTACTTTTTTATTATATTCTCTTGTAGGTATCAGTGGAGTGATCGTTAATCTTTTAGGTTTTATCTTATTCGAAAACTTGGGAGTAAAAGACTTAGAGACGGGCATCGGTATCCTACCCATATTCCCTAGTTCCGTGTTTTTTGGGATAGAACTATCGATCATCAGCAATTTTATACTGAATAATTACTTTACATTTTATGAAACTAGATACGAAAAATGGGCGGCAGTCCGAGGATTTATCATATTCTCAGGAGTAAGCGCTCTAGGAATTTTCGTACAGTTGGGGATATTCCAACTAATGTTTTATAAGATCCTACCTCGTTTAGGCATACCTCAGAATTTCGAACTAAGACTTTTATGCGATCTAGCCGCAATCTTGATCGCAATGTTCACAAACTATTTTCTGAATTCAAATCTGACTTGGATGAGCCAAACGAAAAAACGTATGTAG
- a CDS encoding cyclic nucleotide-binding domain-containing protein, with product MALDTSVPNQKVTIKAGTVLFPEGSAANSLNVLHSGALRYLVEAPGSRKLELFKISGANLTPGASALFGSGRYPFTIVAEQDCVLSTYVMSPSTVGRSLAARSSLGIMVGRSLLREITESFKRVNQLRKIASDMGKTNDNLSLLYYQFNPSVFPDIKPGQPIADPSSEIVDPVLRLARENLKHYFDNGGILPERPTANYVEEDHSQLLVKYYPEEIEFQDGEFNFVRKVILADPNLLAQLFAPDPSMVSYVCDKLGRVQNNITENAKGILEELDENFSLLLGGVESLTEKYFLILDMAANGYATAPPEFVVPILQVVSQKIERALAGHQAIFGSAIPSPSPNIKSFLEKTAGLAKKFEASNPTAKAASNGSGISVDGSADATAIRKELANSASSIIQFSGLGGDAIKEFSAMMVKLKSLKNPLDSDNDTRKLRRSITKTYFDIYAACFQKYVNSNKNVPKPVDLMLKYGFFDETMLDDSQLVFMSTFKDAITSVSDIPIHYGTEWLEKIYKRECPTSLDELGQNFFDKVKMDNRNAVFKKESDLPPDIDNPEARLKFEFGAMYEANVRLTTGSLATYLPILTKYHSQIPLGKAYVTKKMLTDTIHDIMAVDFSVFNREVIYNNPEMGINKEFIQRAIIPDFVIVPSIGSKIMMWQELSIHRGSGSKESRGRIVLPIFVQGDLKSLLIDAFAAFRWELCKTILGPEWNNVGNPSITADYMDYVQFYKKNKDLSIEIKEKLAAEFKRFRNERDIFANDYQLWIKYEAEGVQRLNRVVRGIFYRHIPFARTIREKVSKMPAFGEINNRFVNIRTRKFTELENRYKKYINALGSLPDQLRENMEFYRV from the coding sequence ATGGCATTAGATACAAGCGTACCAAATCAAAAAGTAACAATAAAAGCCGGGACGGTTTTATTTCCGGAAGGAAGCGCCGCAAATTCTCTCAACGTATTGCATAGTGGAGCCTTACGTTATTTGGTAGAAGCTCCCGGTAGCAGAAAACTGGAGTTATTCAAAATTTCAGGAGCTAATTTGACTCCTGGTGCATCCGCTCTTTTCGGTAGTGGACGTTATCCTTTTACTATTGTTGCAGAACAAGACTGTGTGCTCTCTACATATGTTATGTCCCCGTCTACTGTGGGTCGTTCTCTCGCAGCCAGAAGTTCTTTAGGGATCATGGTAGGTCGTTCTCTTTTAAGAGAGATCACTGAGTCTTTCAAAAGAGTAAACCAACTCAGAAAGATCGCTTCTGATATGGGAAAGACAAACGATAATCTTTCTCTTCTATACTATCAATTCAATCCGAGTGTTTTTCCTGATATCAAACCGGGACAACCGATTGCAGATCCGAGTTCTGAAATTGTGGACCCGGTACTACGACTTGCTCGTGAAAATTTAAAACATTATTTCGATAACGGCGGGATCCTTCCGGAAAGACCGACTGCAAATTATGTAGAAGAAGATCATTCTCAGCTTCTTGTGAAATATTATCCGGAAGAAATCGAATTCCAAGATGGAGAATTCAATTTTGTTCGTAAGGTTATCTTAGCGGATCCGAATCTTCTCGCACAATTATTCGCTCCCGATCCAAGTATGGTTTCCTATGTCTGTGACAAACTCGGAAGAGTGCAGAACAATATTACGGAAAACGCAAAAGGTATATTAGAAGAATTAGATGAAAACTTCTCTCTTCTTTTAGGCGGAGTAGAAAGCCTTACTGAAAAATACTTCCTGATCCTGGATATGGCAGCAAATGGTTATGCTACCGCCCCTCCTGAATTCGTAGTTCCTATCTTACAAGTGGTTTCGCAAAAGATAGAAAGAGCACTTGCGGGTCATCAGGCAATTTTCGGTTCAGCGATCCCGAGCCCTTCTCCTAATATTAAATCGTTTTTGGAAAAGACTGCAGGTCTTGCTAAAAAATTTGAGGCTTCTAATCCTACTGCAAAAGCAGCATCGAATGGAAGCGGAATTTCTGTGGATGGTTCCGCTGACGCAACCGCAATTCGAAAAGAATTGGCGAATTCGGCATCTAGCATCATTCAATTTTCAGGTTTAGGTGGGGATGCAATTAAAGAGTTTTCCGCGATGATGGTGAAACTCAAGTCCTTAAAAAATCCTCTGGATTCAGACAACGATACTCGTAAATTAAGAAGGTCTATTACAAAAACCTACTTTGATATTTACGCAGCATGTTTCCAAAAATACGTCAACTCAAATAAGAATGTTCCGAAACCTGTAGACCTGATGTTGAAATACGGTTTCTTCGATGAAACGATGCTGGATGATTCTCAGTTAGTGTTCATGTCCACATTCAAGGATGCGATCACTTCCGTGTCCGATATTCCGATCCATTATGGAACGGAATGGTTGGAAAAAATTTATAAAAGAGAGTGTCCTACTTCCTTAGATGAACTCGGTCAGAACTTCTTCGACAAAGTCAAGATGGACAACCGAAACGCTGTTTTCAAAAAAGAATCGGATCTTCCTCCGGATATAGATAATCCGGAAGCCAGATTAAAATTCGAATTTGGCGCGATGTATGAGGCGAACGTTCGACTCACTACCGGTTCCTTGGCGACTTATCTTCCAATCTTAACCAAGTACCATTCTCAGATCCCTCTTGGTAAAGCATACGTTACCAAAAAAATGCTTACGGATACGATCCATGATATCATGGCAGTCGACTTCTCAGTGTTCAACAGAGAGGTGATCTATAATAATCCTGAAATGGGGATCAATAAGGAATTCATTCAAAGAGCTATCATTCCTGATTTCGTAATTGTTCCTTCTATAGGTAGCAAGATCATGATGTGGCAGGAACTCTCCATCCACAGAGGTTCCGGCTCTAAAGAAAGTAGAGGTAGGATCGTTCTTCCTATTTTCGTACAAGGAGATCTGAAATCTCTTTTGATAGATGCGTTTGCAGCGTTCCGTTGGGAACTTTGTAAAACAATCTTAGGACCAGAATGGAATAACGTAGGAAATCCATCGATCACCGCTGACTATATGGACTATGTTCAGTTCTATAAAAAGAACAAAGACCTTTCCATAGAGATCAAAGAAAAGTTGGCTGCGGAATTCAAACGTTTCCGGAACGAAAGGGATATTTTTGCGAATGATTACCAGCTTTGGATCAAATACGAAGCAGAAGGTGTGCAAAGACTAAACCGTGTGGTCCGTGGAATTTTTTATCGCCATATTCCTTTCGCAAGAACGATCCGTGAGAAGGTTTCCAAAATGCCTGCTTTCGGCGAGATCAATAACAGGTTCGTGAATATTCGAACTCGTAAGTTTACAGAGTTAGAAAACAGATACAAGAAATATATAAACGCGTTAGGAAGTCTTCCGGATCAACTTCGGGAGAATATGGAATTCTACCGAGTATAA
- a CDS encoding putative Ig domain-containing protein — MKKIIITLNVVLFLTIGIFGAYRCGSKPNTMEIIQLVLVLCWPIPEEDRPQICFDAAQLYLALTNGCTSCPVNYSIGYCRRLDYNPDAVEIGNVWVPQNGTGKCGRTTIVSTGVVTSYDCAYSTCNTTGAAQSSAMLDSAGAFATGASTCLPAGISSLTPANGSVIATNTGISVTLNKSVDITSLNVGGSLGNIDPNSLQISQKNQFRDTITIPPQPEWLTGANKNITITGVDLDGLPISLDLKYSVYANNAKPLPDFFNCMPNCKFGWGASYSVQFQATGGFAPYTWTKGSGAPPGAVMTSSGLLSGPATNNVLGQYGFPVTVMDAAGTTITKNVMIDTVDLVTACFLFGICSL, encoded by the coding sequence ATGAAAAAGATAATCATAACCTTAAACGTCGTTTTATTTTTAACAATCGGTATCTTCGGTGCGTATAGATGCGGTTCTAAACCGAACACTATGGAAATAATTCAATTGGTCTTAGTCCTTTGTTGGCCTATTCCAGAAGAAGATCGTCCGCAAATTTGTTTCGATGCCGCGCAATTGTATCTTGCTTTGACCAACGGATGTACAAGTTGCCCTGTCAATTATTCAATAGGATATTGTAGGAGATTGGATTACAATCCGGACGCTGTAGAGATTGGAAATGTTTGGGTGCCACAGAATGGAACTGGAAAATGCGGTCGAACGACAATTGTCTCAACGGGAGTAGTCACTTCCTATGATTGCGCTTATTCAACATGTAATACTACTGGTGCGGCTCAATCTTCGGCTATGTTGGATTCAGCTGGAGCATTTGCTACCGGAGCGAGTACTTGTCTGCCAGCAGGAATTAGTTCTCTTACACCTGCTAATGGAAGCGTAATCGCAACTAATACTGGAATCTCTGTTACTTTAAATAAGTCGGTTGATATTACCTCTTTGAATGTTGGGGGTAGCCTTGGAAATATTGATCCAAATTCTCTGCAGATTTCTCAGAAAAATCAGTTTAGAGATACAATTACGATACCTCCACAACCTGAATGGTTGACTGGAGCAAACAAGAATATTACGATTACTGGAGTAGATTTGGATGGGCTCCCTATTTCCCTGGACTTGAAATATAGCGTGTATGCCAATAATGCAAAACCTTTACCGGACTTCTTCAATTGTATGCCTAATTGCAAATTCGGATGGGGAGCTTCCTACTCCGTGCAATTCCAGGCAACTGGTGGATTTGCTCCATACACTTGGACGAAAGGCTCTGGAGCTCCGCCTGGAGCAGTTATGACTTCGAGCGGCTTACTTAGCGGCCCTGCAACCAATAACGTACTTGGACAATATGGTTTTCCTGTGACTGTAATGGATGCCGCCGGAACTACTATAACTAAGAATGTAATGATCGATACAGTGGATCTCGTTACCGCTTGCTTTTTGTTCGGTATTTGCTCACTATAA